In Brachypodium distachyon strain Bd21 chromosome 5, Brachypodium_distachyon_v3.0, whole genome shotgun sequence, the genomic window gtcgagcgccgcgaacttccccaccaagtcggcaaagaacgggatcagcgtggaGACGTCCGTGCTATCCACTTctgcggcctgcagctcgaaccgagGCAGCAGGTCGTGCAACACTTGGGcaatcttgagcagcttctcggtcttcagctgccgctgcccgatcagcatgccgtggtggagccgggcgtcgagcgcggccttcttggccttgcggaggcggCTCGCCAGTgacgcgagctccgcggccttggccgcATTGTCCTCACCGGCCTTAgtgagctcctcccggacagcGGCCAActcggtctcgagccgggCCGCCTTGTCCTTGGCAGCGTTGAGCTGGATCTCATGCCAGGCTGCCGCAGCCACCgcactttcggtggccttggtctacacctccagcttgacgcgcaggcccTGGATCTGGCCGGCGTAGCTGgtgatcaggtcgctcttctcgtcaaGGCGGGCCTGGGCCATGGCGAGCGCCTTTCTGTGCTCCTCCTCAGCCTTCGCCTGCGCCGCCTTCAGCGAGTCCAGGGTTTCCTGGAGCTCagcgcgctgggcctccagtcgCCGGTAGAGCTCCTCTTCGAGGACGACCGGCGTGGTGGCCTCTTCCAGGGCTTCCCGGGCGAGGCGCACTTCCTCCCTGGCGAGGCGTGTCTTCTCCCGTAGCCAGGAGAGTTcctgccgctcctcctccgcagccagtcgcacctcgccgagctggctCTTAGCGATCttgtggtgctccctcacctggttgaaggaggtgacgaaggccagctgctggtccttgacagcGTCAatgaaccggtgcccccggtcgaagatgctcggatcccaagtgatgggattacaagccaccccggcaaggttgccgaggtcggtgctgACGGTGGCGgccgatgacgacgaagcccccgccgccaccgtctgGCTGGGCGGGGGGTCGTTCGCTTGCGGCGAAGCatcctgctgctcctcctccatgccCACGGCAGGGGCCGCCTCCTGCTGGGTAGCGGAAGAatccgcgccggcggcgtctgCGGCCGCTGGCACGTCGCCGGGCGCCGTTCCGGTGGCAACCGTAGTTGCCGctgccgtggccgccggcgcagcAGGGCTTGTCGCGGGGGCTGCCTCCGGCTCCTTCGCCGTCCCCGTGATCACGACGTCGGAGTCGAGGTCAGTCACTGTAACACCTGCTTCCGGTGCGGGCACGCTTGGGCCTGCAGCAGCGGAAAAAGGTGAGAATCGGGAAGCTAAAAGAGTTGCCCGGAGGCAGACGCGGGGGCTCTGgatgagtaccttgcggggccactGGGCTTGTGGGGggagcctccccctcctcctccgtcctgGCAAGTGTCGCCAGGGGGTCTGTTGTGGGCGGAGTGTCGCCTGCGGAAAAGGAAGGTACAGCTGCAGGATTAACTGGCAAATGGAAGTGCAGGTAAAGAAGCAGGTAGGGTGTCGTACCTGTTGTcggcgccacctccatcggggctgggtcgccggcaggtgcggcggcggcgccacctgaagcgaccgcccccgtaaaagggttcgatctctgtgctttagtgctagtccctggatcgactcactagcacacacagtttcaagatgtaatatcatagaacaaaggtctcaatattacaacgtatcatccagaatataaaagggtacttacaactcgcataacctcacggattaactggaaataaaacaattgtttagcagcgaaaaacggaagatacaagggcacatcaacaccacggtgagagcgtgttggaatgtaggcccgtaacccaaacaagtagaacgtacatcttactcgtcgtcagagcttcctgcatcattaaacgatgcagccactagggtcaatacattgattgtattggcaagattcactacaAGTTATATCATAatctaccaagtatatgcagtatttggcaaggtggagttcaggctgtttgcgtggaagcagaacataaattaccctactacaaaggaatgttataataatgttaactaatggacacggggtagacacacccatgctcctattaacctagagtacattgaagtggattcttcaagtgctcctaccctattcaaaccattcattttatttaagaaattggaatgagtgagactttttttacagctccacatctagttgctcaaaatgtccgttgccggggacacagctaagtacttagttttgacgctctcgagagtttgtacacattccccacaagaaaccgacgtgttaatcccttgctgtcctcagggtagagtagcaacggcatcgattacgagatttttagaggtaattccctaaaccacgagagaatcacgctccccctacacggctacctcagtacaattttTCGAgtttaggttcatacaacttactctcgTCTCGCCAGAgaccatatagcattgtggttgtactagaagcttctaaataggaaactagtccagtctcggttaccccaggtggcattccacatttgcaacgtaggcgctccccgaatccacggaagagacgtccatggacgatccattcctgaatccacaggaactcgactcagagggacccatagaaatggacctgacgccgctaatcctcaaaatactcaaagcagcccacccaggatggttcattgaattagttgttttgccttacatctaacaaaaacatttcatatagccaaaggcatatcaatatcataatgtagttatttcccccacgatactaccatagcctagcattcaactaaaaacgatggcaatttggtggcaaggtaatggcgagggtaaactatactacctgggatttatagctagcatagaggtacgagtaatagtcctatcaatgcatctgtaccaacaacactaatgcataagtattttaaaacaacaataataatgggatatgatcaaagtgaacttgccttgtccaaggttgtgatagttctcgcactcttcgcaacaacaagaaatacactccacacaatctaaaataaaagaaacacacacaataaacacaacattcaatacaaaaaccatgccatgatgcatacgccaagatgatgcacacaaaggttacttctaacgtacaaagtttcgtttctgttttgaaaaggctctcaaaagatttggacagattatacaacatcaaagtggtaattaatatgcatgatacatgaatagggtttaaaacaaaaggttgtgcggcttttgcaacatagagcattatttaacttgtatgctatgattatacacaaaataatttcttctctggtcctaatggatagagaacaagtttaaataattttacagcaagataacatgctcaaaactattttgaaacaattcatttgaaatttaaaccataatcaaccattctgtaaatagctactgcctaagttgttcaaaactgaaattagacagtgctaaaatattctacaagttgtgacgattccagaatgGTGCGGAGCACAATTTTTGGAAAGACGGTTTGAAAGAcatgatgctttgaagttacaagggcttttctgcaaaagtgccttatCCAaatcggccgaattaaaataaaataaaataaaaccaaatcTCGCCACGTGGCGAAACCTGACTGGCCcggttctagggttccggccggcgggcgagctcgccggcggcggcgcgggcaggcggcgcagggcggcgcggcgcgggcgagcagctggggcggcgcgcggcgcggggcagcgCAGCGCGGCAGGAGGCGGgtgcgcgggcggcgcggggcgcgggagcgcgcgggctcacggggcggcggcgcgggcaggcgacGACGCGCGAAGGGGCAGGGGccgcgcggcgcgggcaggcggcacggcggagggcgcgggcagcgtggaggcggcgcggggcggcgatCGGAGGTGGCgcgacgagcgggcggcggccggcgctgaggaagatggccggcgcgggcggccggaggcggtggcggcggccaaacgcaaaggcgagcgcgtcacggcgttcgggacggggagaggagagaggctaggggAGTGGCGCGGGCGGATGCTCACCGGAACGACGgcaaaacgcgaagaacgacGACGTCCGTGAAGAACTTTGGCAAgaaattaaatcctaaccGATGCGAAATTGGGCGAGCAGTTTGGGGGAATTGGTaggagttcgggggcttcgatatgacgcgcggggtttcggatttggtggttcgtgcgcgaagaaatcggaacgGATTCGTGGGCAGTTCACGgacgtgcgtggccggatttttcggacggaggttgaagatgacgcgtgggtcccaccggtcagggagagcgggcggctcgggctgggccggtccggtttgaccggttcggtccggtttgaccggttttcttcggttttccttttcttttatctattttctgatttcgaacctcaaaattgattcggagatccaaatcactccaaataaaatgcaaaaaaaattgtaaaatcatattttcatattatctaacttttggaacaagaatttcctcaaaataaaatatttaaaaatacatttgcctataaaatggcttttagggcccttaggttataaaaacaaattatttttcaaaatactttcaaaagccaattatgggatagctttatatatgcattaaatccctttttaccacaataccctcatgggttaaaaatgcaaatactcaagagcaagatcaaagcccaaaatcaaataaaagcatttttgcaaaagggttttctaggcaaactttagggttttgaaattgatcaaatgcaagggtgacatgatgcttatgatatgcaatgcatatgaagaattttgaaaattgggatgttacaccacCGGTACCCTTGTCGGCCGGGTCGGTGCCGCTGCCAGCGTCCGTACACGCCTTTTTGGTTGGCGCGGCAGTCGGGGAAtcgcccctccccctcttgccggtgcttgccggcgagtcggccttcggggggttgcgccggagtgCGAAGCCCGGGAAGAGCCCTCGCGCGGGCGGGGCTGTTGGCGCCCGTGGGGTCGCCGCGACCCGGGAAGCCGCGGGAACCGTCGAAGGAGCCGCCACGGTGCCGGGGGCCACTGCGGGTGTGTCTGCCGTCGCGGCCCCGGCAACTGCTGCTGGGGTAGTCGTCACCGGGTCGCTGGCGGTCGCCGCCagggtggtcgccgccgcggcgccggctaCCGCGGCGGGGCTGGTCGCTGTTGGGGTGCCGTCGGACGCCGTTGAGGTAGTCCCCGTCATGGAGCCGGTGGCCACCGCGGGGGCAgttgccgccgcagccgccgtggaCGTAGCCGCGACCGCTGCGCGCGCCCTTGATctgcgcacgatcaggggcgcaccgacgtcgtcctcctcctcgtccatgGGGATGACTTCCCGGGCAGCGGCGACCCGGCCCGTCTCGTCATCGGAGGACGAGTCGTGGGCAGGCCGGCCTCCGACTCGCTCCCGCTCTCCTCCTGCGCCTGCTTCCCGTGGGGTGCGGGCGGAGGGGAGCGCAGGGACTGAGTGGGGGaatcgtccatcagcccccactcttTGCAGGGTGGGAAGGAGCCAATGATGCTGCTCAAGTCGGGGGACGCCGGCGTTGAGGGCGAAGACCCCCGGCGGCAACTTCGCGTAGGGAgcatcctcgccggagatccccctcacgcACACCTGGAGCGACTCCTTGTCCATGCCCTCCTCGCGGAGGCGCGTCCTGTCTCCGGCCCCCGTGTACGCGCACGCGAGGAGGGAACGCCGCTGAAGCGGCGCGATGCGTCGGGTGATGAAGACCCGTGCCACGTCTAGGTCGGCGAGCCCGGCTAGCCGAaaggccttgatcttctccatgatggggaggaggtcggcgtcacggtggtaccggtcccgccagccggGGACCTCCAGCGGCAACTCGGTGGGCGGAAAGATGAGCTCTTCGGGCTCAtccactcggacccaacaccagtcgccccgccattccttctcgatcttcatctccgaccggacgatgaactcggacttcatccggtcacgggcgcggaacaccacccccgacgacatcgctttcTTGTTCTCGATGCGGGgctagaagtagtgccggaacaacgccaccgatggcattactccgacgaatccctcgcagaggaattggaagatggCAAGGAGGTCAAGGGACATGGGATGGAGCTGcaccacccgcagctggtatgactccatgagcgcatggaggaacagggagaatgGCGGCACCAATCCTGTGAGGATGAAgtgcccgaacacccggaagtcggtGGACtggacgacggcgccggcggggaagatcagggtcttcCCGTGATCGTTGAAGTCCGAGGCAACGGTGTGCTGGAGCTTGCCcaccgcctcgccgttgtagccgggtcGGAAGAAGGCAAGTGTGGCCCGCATCTCTTGTTTCTTCAGCTCTTTCTCTTCGGCGGCCTTGGCTGCCGCCGCGCTCTTGCCCTTCGAGGGCTTCGCCTCCTTCCCTTTCCTGGGGGTGGAGGGACCCATGAGAGCGTGGGTGGGAGATCGGCAAGGCTCTCGGACGCAAGATGCGAAAagatggaggaagaaggctggGAGGCTAAGTGTTTGCCCCCCGGCGCAGCAGTGAAGCTTTATAACTCTCCGCCGTGAAGAggaggttacggcggaaatctcgcacccaccCCTTCGCCTGCAACGGCGGGGTCACTGGAAGACGAAGCGACACGGGCCCGAGACAaatcgggacccacgcgtcggttggggcgtagcccggcaaccggccaGGGAAGGGTtcgcccgggaacaggtgttgccggcccacgcccgggaggtactgtcgcaccagtggcacccgaggtgccaccgttgcacgacgcgtgggtcgcatcgcttgGTCCTTgggaggatcgcaccccgggcggcaacgtgcaAGCCGCCCGGCAAGGcaagcggggcttcgggggagagttcccgcctgggcacctcccagGAAGGTGCTCGCCGGGAGGGGCGCTCCCAGGCGCAGGTTTTCGCtgcgagggcggggccgagcaaacagtgcagcagcgccacgtgggcgcgcggcaggcgcccagtgtgcagggtcgccaggacgaggagtgtAGCGCAagacgcatttaatgagccgacaagaGAGgggttacccgtctagtcaggcaaacagtggctgcccagAGCTAGtgtttaggccttagacccctaacTACAAGATTAGTGTTCTTGCATGtctgccagcgcaccgaggaggagctgcccaagctccctgctcgccacttgtaatccatgcaccgtggcacctgtggtatccccttggctatgaaaggaggacccccACCAGCGGTCAAAGGGGGATAGTTGCATGGTTGACTGGTTGGTTCGCTGACCAACTGGAACTGCTTCACTAGCAGTAGCCCCGAAGTAGCAAGggacacttagccaaaaaagagagcacccgggggctccccccggcaacttgtaagcaCTTGTTCTTCTGTCAATAcgagatcagacaagcaggacgtagggtattacacctccgggtggcccgaacctgggtaaaacgtgtGTCCGACCTCATTGCATGCTGTAGCGCTTCGCACCGGCCccgccagcgatcgccggagcgatccccgtcgcccactgccgaacctaaaaaggggtgCCCatgcatccccggtgtcaaagccccgtgctgcGACACTCAAGCTTTAATCAAGGATTCGATGCACTTCCGAATCAATAACTTCTCATCTATTCATTGGCTTCTCAGCTGCCTACGGTCACATATACTGACTCGACTCAAGCAATCTTTATGAGTCAATCCTTCATCATTTGAAGTAAAGCATCAACTCGACGCAATACCGAGTCTCCAAGTTCATCGGCTGCAACTTGCTCGACTCAAGATGGATGAAATCTTTATGAAGTCCCTACTGAAGTCTACGACTCAActaggcacttgggggctactgacgttATGACTAATCATGTACTCAACTCAAGGATACCCGTCATGGCCCACCACGGGGTCATGAGGAGAACGACTACAACTCCTGGAGTCAACATGCCAATCTCGACGACTCGAGATAAGGAAGCTTTAAATATAACATATCTCATCATTGTAATGGGCTTGGACTCTCCCTGAGACCTGgactcctgcatatataaaggactaggaggggaGCCAGGACAAGGAACAACGAGCAAGCCTCTCGCATACACCCATCTCCACGTAGAATCCTAGAGTTGCGAGACTCCCCTTTGCCAGATCTACTCTGCGCATCGTAGCCCCAGCGGCTTCATTGTAATCTCTCCATCGATAtccagatcagacaagcaggacgtaggggtattaccttccgaaggctctgaacctgggtaaatcgtgtcccttgtgtccttgttagctgACGGAGTCACCGATACGCACGCTATGTGTCTTCTCCCTGATCTAAAACTCATCAACATGGGCATTCTCGAAGCTACCCTTCGTCAGCTCTCTTGCTACGCGATGGACGTTGGGTCTCATGGTCTGCACGGGCTGCTTTGCAGCAGCGATGAGGTTCATGCATGTGCTGGTGCTGTGCCCTGCGTCTGCATGCACATTTTGAGTGTGCTAAGAACACACATGAAGGAAAAACGAGGATTGGCAAGTGCACATAAGAAAAAGTTGATTTGAAAACTTAAAAAGGTTTTGTAGTTCAAACCGTCTTTCCCATTCATAATCTGCTTATACTATTGGATCGTATCAACAAGGACTTCAAAACAAGTTATAAAAACATTGTTGACGTGGCAACTTGATACAAAATAGGATGGCAACTTCATAGATTATTTGGATGGTTATTTTTAAgccataatttttttgtcaacGTGGCAACCTGAAACAAAATAGgatggcaacttcatatattcaactaaaaatattttaaaattttaaatttcctACGGTATTCACCGCTGGCGCATGCACATCTACATCTTCTACTAGCACGTGCATGCACTGACATCTTTCTActaaacacatgcatgaagTGGCCGGCATCGCACACAAGCTACATCTTCTAGATGCTCGGTAGGCCTGTACGCACACAAAGGAACTAGCGAGACAGTCGCGCGTTAAGCCAACCCTTACagttttatttgattttcgtTCTGTTCGTAGCAGATTTGGGCTTTTGGCCACAAGCAGAAAATCGAAACGAAAAATCttagagaaaaaggaaacagagGTCACCAAAAAAACAAGGCGATAATCACAGGATCAAGAACACAAAACAGAATCCAGATTCGGAATAATCACATTTTGATACACATGGTGTGCAAGTTATACATCACATGCAACTCACGCTCACATCTCtccgagaaaaaaaatccatgctAAATTGCACATGATGAGCATGGTGTGCATGTTCACACCGATTTCGGCGTCACATTTTAAATAATATGGTAATTACAtgaacatatatttttttagacGGCAAACTCTGTCtaatacaaaataaaatatcggCAAATAATTATGTGTATCAGCCAAGTAAATGAGCAAATATTAGGACATGTGCCCCTAGTTGCGGCGGTTCCTAATGATGACTTAAGTCGTCAAGTAAGGCACAAATATTTCTGAAGTATTAGACTATGGAACAATGTTTGACATCATCCCGGCGATCTCACAAAGTAATATAATCACGTCATAATGGACATAACACGATGATTATATGAAATACAATATTTTGGGTTACACGCAAATAGATGTTAAGccatgattaattaaatataaaaaaaatcgattGCACGTATATGCCGCAAATACCCTGGACGTGCATGCTACATATGTTAATTAGCATAGTAAACTTGATTAACAATTAggcccatgcatgcacaagCAAGGCCCACATATACACGTGTTACAAAGAAAAGCTCGTGCATCAGCTGCTAACAATAGAATCGAAAGTCAAAGCAGCAACAAGGGAAAGGAAATTATTAACATAATTAATTAAAAGGAGATCGTGTCCCAAATGCTAGCGCATATGACTTGGTCCATTGCTAGGACACTTGGAGCCTGCTTCAAGTTTGCAACGGCCAACACCCACGTCCACGCACGAAC contains:
- the LOC104585541 gene encoding mucin-1-like produces the protein MGPSTPRKGKEAKPSKGKSAAAAKAAEEKELKKQEMRATLAFFRPGYNGEAVGKLQHTVASDFNDHGKTLIFPAGAVVQSTDFRVFGHFILTGLIKAFRLAGLADLDVARVFITRRIAPLQRRSLLACAYTGAGDRTRLREEGMDKESLQVCVRGISGEDAPYAKLPPGVFALNAGVPRLEQHHWLLPTLQRVGADGRFPHSVPALPSARTPREAGAGGERERVGGRPAHDSSSDDETGRVAAAREVIPMDEEEDDVGAPLIVRRSRARAAVAATSTAAAAATAPAVATGSMTGTTSTASDGTPTATSPAAVAGAAAATTLAATASDPVTTTPAAVAGAATADTPAVAPGDTPPTTDPLATLARTEEEGEAPPTSPVAPQGPSVPAPEAGVTVTDLDSDVVITGTAKEPEAAPATSPAAPAATAAATTVATGTAPGDVPAAADAAGADSSATQQEAAPAVGMEEEQQDASPQANDPPPSQTVAAGASSSSAATVREHHKIAKSQLGEVRLAAEEERQELSWLREKTRLAREEVRLAREALEEATTPVVLEEELYRRLEAQRAELQETLDSLKAAQAKAEEEHRKALAMAQARLDEKSDLITSYAGQIQGLRVKLEV